Proteins found in one Larimichthys crocea isolate SSNF chromosome I, L_crocea_2.0, whole genome shotgun sequence genomic segment:
- the mmgt1 gene encoding ER membrane protein complex subunit 5, with amino-acid sequence MASSFWKGVVGVGLFALAHAAFSAAQHRSYMRLTEKENETLPIDIVLQTLLSFVMTCYGIVHIAGEFKDMDASSELKNKTFDTLRNHPSFYLFNHRGRVLFRSPEEEPSSVRNQQALPNPLRLRKLEHLH; translated from the exons ATGGCCTCGTCGTTTTGGAAAGGTGTTGTCGGCGTCGGGCTTTTCGCCTTGGCTCATGCAGCTTTTTCAGCGGCACAGC ATCGGTCATACATGCGACTCACAGAGAAGGAAAACGAGACACTACCAATCGAT ATTGTATTACAGACCCTGCTGTCGTTTGTCATGACCTGTTATGGGATTGTGCACATTGCTGGAGAGTTCAAAGACATGGACGCCTCATCAGAGCTGAAAAACAA AACATTTGATACACTGAGGAACCACCCATCCTTTTACCTTTTCAATCACCGGGGTCGAGTGCTATTCCGCTCGCCGGAGGAGGAGCCCTCCTCCGTACGCAACCAGCAAGCTCTTCCCAACCCGTTACGGCTACGCAAGCTGGAGCATTTGCACTGA
- the ints6l gene encoding integrator complex subunit 6 — protein MPILLFLLDTSASMNQRTYLGTTYLDVAKGAVEVFMKLRARDPASRGDRYMLVTFDDPPYGVKAGWKENHATFMCELKNLQASGLTTLGHALRTAFDLLNLNRLVSGIDNYGQGRNPFFLEPSVIITITDGNKLTHSSGVPDELHLPLNSPLAGSELTKEPFRWDQRLFALVLRLPGAATPENEQLGSVPTDESAITQMCEVTGGRSYCVRTQRMLNQCLESLVQKVQSGVVINFEKTGPDPPLIGEDNSVEPSRPVSAFSPQLWHSCHKLIYVRPNPKTGVPVGHWPIPESFWPDQNSPTLPPRTAHPVVRFSCVDCEPMVIDKLPFDKYELEPSPLTQYILERKSPHMCWQVFVSSSAKQNDLGQPFGYLKASTTLTCVNLFVMPYNYPVLLPLLDDLFKVHKLKPNLKWRQALELYLKTMPPYYLMPLKKALRMMGAPNLIADTMDCGLSYSVISYLKKLSQQAKMESDRLIVSVGKKAPQETGIKVKNHSSSLSLAHRRDFKQLLQGITGEGPLRLVDINFKEFAGFQIALLNKDVKPQAYRNAYDIPRRNLLDQLTRMRSNLLRTSQKLIRGQDEDYLHSIPVAQMGNYQEYLKMMPSPLREIDPDQPKRLHTFGNPFKQDKKGMMIDEADEFVAGPQNKKRGNSGDPNSGATMKRRRSMSPLLRRPQTPPGSPNHVAVGKSPAAGQQNLLKPIPQHKGVDGNNVVVTESNGDGVLGPESVEIWPAELDTVAGTPSSLSLEEKDGMVAADQGEDINMVEERLVEDHLDEQQLEEKLNCDRLSPQSQLECTDVDADADADADPAALETIFIAPLDGSQAELRSRVIKEVRKPGRNYEAILRLLQQVKGPVNVQKYFIQHAIREAVRFKKRVLIQQLETALAEVEARHAASSQLPNDHGS, from the exons atgcctaTTTTACTTTTCCTGTTAGACACGTCCGCCTCTATGAATCAGCGCACTTATTTGGGTACGACGTATCTGGACGTTGCTAAAGGCGCGGTTGAGGTCTTTATGAAG ctgCGTGCCCGAGACCCGGCTAGTAGAGGCGACAGGTACATGCTAGTTACATTCGATGATCCACCATACGGAGTGAAG gccGGCTGGAAGGAGAACCACGCCACCTTCATGTGCGAGCTGAAGAACCTGCAGGCATCTGGGCTGACCACATTAGGTCACGCTCTCCGCACAGCCTTTGATCTGCTAAACCTCAACCGCCTCGTCTCAGGCATCGACAACTACGGACAg GGCCGTAACCCTTTCTTCCTCGAGCCATCTGTGATCATCACTATCACTGATGGGAACAAGCTTACACACAGCTCTGGGGTGCCAGATGAG CTGCACCTGCCTCTGAACTCTCCACTGGCAGGCAGTGAGCTGACCAAAGAGCCCTTTCGCTGGGACCAGCGTCTGTTTGCGTTGGTGCTGAGGCTGCCAGGAGCAGCCACACCAGAAAACGAGCAGCTCGGCAGCGTCCCCACAGACGAGTCTGCAATCACCCAGATGTGTGAAGTCACTGGAG GGCGATCATACTGTGTGAGGACGCAGAGGATGTTAAACCAGTGTCTGGAGTCTCTGGTCCAAAAAGTTCAAAGTGGTGTTGTAATAAATTTTGAGAAGACAGGGCCGGATCCGCCTCTAATTGGGGAAG ataaCTCAGTGGAGCCGAGTCGTCCTGTGTCAGCCTTCAGCCCACAGTTGTGGCACAGTTGCCACAAACTCATCTATGTGCGACCGAACCCCAAGACGGGGGTTCCAGTTGGGCATTGGCCCATACCAGAGTCCTTCTGGCCGGACCAGAATTCTCCCACCCTG CCACCTCGAACTGCTCATCCCGTGGTGCGTTTCTCGTGTGTGGACTGTGAGCCCATGGTGATCGACAAGCTTCCCTTTGACAAGTACGAACTGGAGCCATCTCCACTCACCCAGTACATTTTGGAACGGAAGTCTCCACACATGTGCTGGCAG GTGTTTGTTAGCAGCAGCGCGAAACAGAATGACCTGGGGCAGCCGTTTGGCTACCTCAAAGCCAGCACCACTCTCACCTGTGTCAACCTGTTTGTCATGCCTTACAACTACCCGGTCCTTCTCCCACTCCTCG ACGATTTGTTTAAAGTGCACAAACTAAAACCAAACCTCAAGTGGCGGCAGGCTTTGGAGTTGTACCTGAAGACGATGCCTCCATACTACCTCATG CCCTTAAAAAAGGCGTTGAGGATGATGGGTGCGCCTAATCTTATTGCAGACACCATGGACTGTGGCCTCAGTTACAGTGTTATCTCCTACCTGAAGAAGCTTAGCCAGCAG GCAAAGATGGAATCAGATCGCCTGATCGTGTCTGTGGGGAAGAAGGCTCCCCAAGAAACTGGCATAAAGGTGAAGAACCACTCCAGCTCTCTCTCACTGGCACACCGCCGGGACTTCAAGCAGTTGCTGCAGGGAATCACCGGAGAGGGGCCCCTTCGCCTGGTGGACATCAACTTCAAAGAGTTCGCCGGTTTCCAGATCGCCCTGCTAAACAAG GACGTAAAACCTCAAGCTTATCGAAATGCCTACGACATCCCGAGACGGAACCTTCTGGATCAACTCACCCGAATGCGCTCCAATTTGCTGCGGACGTCACAAAAACTGATCCGAGGTCAAGACGAAG ACTATCTGCACAGTATTCCAGTGGCTCAGATGGGAAACTATCAGGAGTACCTCAAAATGATGCCGTCTCCTCTGAGAGAGATCGACCCCGACCAACCGAAGCGCCTGCACACATTTGGGAATCCTTTCAAGCAGGATAAGAAG GGGATGATGATCGATGAGGCAGATGAGTTCGTAGCGGGCcctcaaaacaagaaaagaggAAATTCTGGCGATCCAAACTCAGGTGCCACTATGAAGAGAAGGCGGAGTATGTCCCCGTTACTGCGGAGGCCGCAGACTCCACCGGGGAGCCCCAACCACGTTGCGGTGGGAAAGAGTCCGGCAGCAGGGCAGCAGAACCTCCTCAAACCCATCCCACAGCACAAAG GAGTGGATGGCAACAACGTGGTGGTCACTGAGAGTAATGGAGACGGGGTTCTTGGACCTGAGTCGGTGGAGATCTGGCCTGCCGAGTTGGACACCGTAGCGGGGACTCCGTCCTCACTGAGCCTAGAGGAGAAGGACGGGATGGTGGCAGCAGATCAGGGAGAGGACATCAACATGGTGGAGGAAAGACTAGTGGAAGATCATCTGGACGAGCAGCAGCTAGAGGAGAAACTCAACTGTGATCGACTGAGTCCGCAGAGCCAACTGGAGTGCACTGACGTCGACGCTGACGCCGACGCCGACGCCGACCCTGCAGCACTTGAGACCATTTTCATCGCCCCGTTAGACGGCAGCCAAGCAGAGCTGAGGAGTCGGGTCATCAAGGAGGTCCGCAAACCCGGGAGAA attATGAGGCAATACTCCGACTACTGCAGCAGGTCAAAGGACCAGTTAATGTTCAGAAGTACTTCATCCAGCATGCTATCAGAGAGGCAGTCAG GTTCAAGAAGCGAGTGCTGATCCAGCAGCTGGAGACGGCGCTCGCTGAGGTGGAGGCGAGGCACGCGGCATCCTCACAGCTTCCCAACGATCACGGCAGTTAG
- the mospd1 gene encoding motile sperm domain-containing protein 1, whose amino-acid sequence MQQQQHRQPELVEGSLPVFVFPTELVFYADDQTSHKQVLTLYNPYEFALKFKVLCTAPNKYTVVDATGAVKPQCCVDIVIRHRDVRACHFGVYDKFRLQVSEQSQRKALGRKEVTATLRASASQEPPSPRPQDEERRLREQFADSEFFEQTAFQTESRPVAGGPSLLTVLLGLVCMAALMLPTMGEQESTVPVYLHLSVNKKLVAAYVLGLLTMVILRT is encoded by the exons atgcagcagcagcagcatcgaCAGCCTGAGCTGGTGGAAGGAAGCCTTCCCGTGTTCGTGTTCCCCACTGAGCTCGTGTTCTACGCCGATGATCAGACGTCTCACAAGCAGGTGCTCACCCTCTACAACCCCTATGAGTTCGCCCTCAAGTTTAAAG TGCTGTGCACAGCGCCAAACAAATACACGGTGGTTGATGCCACCGGAGCGGTCAAGCCACAGTGTTGTGTTGACAT AGTAATCAGACACCGGGATGTGCGGGCTTGCCATTTCGGAGTGTACGACAAGTTTCGACTGCAGGTGTCGGAGCAGAGTCAACGGAAAGCTCTGGGTCGCAAAGAGGTGACGGCCACGCTCCGGGCCTCGGCCTCACAGGAGCCGCCCAGCCCCCGACCGCAAGATGAGGAGCGCAGACTCAGAGAGCAGTTCGCGGACAGCGAGTTCTTTGAGCAGACTGCGTTTCAGACAG AAAGCCGTCCTGTTGCTGGAGGCCCGAGTCTGCTGACAGTGCTGCTTGGGCTGGTGTGTATGGCCGCCCTGATGCTCCCGACGATGGGGGAGCAAGAATCAACCGTGCCTGTCTACCTCCACTTAAGTGTTAACAAGAAACTTGTAGCTGCTTATGTTCTCG GTCTTCTTACGATGGTCATTCTACGCACATGA
- the pabir2 gene encoding protein FAM122B, producing MNNSGVLPQEKMELDLEIPSSLVQSDGGHLRRSNSAPMINGLSDNSQVFQREVLRSRRNSTTVVNRPNMVPSSPIRVPSTRLHQIKQEEGVDVMNRETAHEREVQAAMQMSQSWEESLSLSDNDQEKSASSSPKRIDFVPVSPAPSPTRGIGKKQCFSPSLQILVSSNGLTPSPIPSPTRRFSRRSQSPINCIRASILGPMKRKGEMETESQPKRLFQGTTTMLSSDVSNLSDLSSCHSPELLDGSLSSVGSSNDSPGKMEGVSPSSSSNSPFASLQDLSPK from the exons ATGAACAATTCAGGAGTGTTGCCCCAAGAAAAGATGGAGCTGGATCTGGAAATCCCATCTTCATTAGTGCAGAGCGATGGTGGACACTTAAGGAGATCCAACAGTGCACCCATGATAAATGGATTAAG CGATAACTCCCAAGTTTTCCAGAGGGAAGTCCTGCGCAGCCGGAGAAACAGCACTACAGTTGTCAACAGGCCCAACATG GTCCCTTCGTCGCCCATCCGCGTCCCCAGCACCAGACTTCATCAGATAAAACAA GAAGAAGGAGTCGACGTGATGAACAGAGAGACAGCTCACGAGCG GGAAGTTCAAGCCGCCATGCAGATGAGCCAGTCGTGGGAAGAAAGCCTCAGCCTG AGTGACAACGATCAGGAGAAGTCGGCGTCTTCGTCTCCGAAGCGAATCGACTTTGTGCCCGTGTCGCCCGCCCCGTCCCCGACCAGAGGGATCGGAAAAAAG CAGTGTTTCTCTCCTTCACTACAAATCCTCGTGAGCAGCAACGGCCTAACGCCCAGCCCGATACCGAGCCCGACACGACGCTTCAG CCGACGGAGTCAAAGCCCGATCAATTGCATCAGAGCGAGCATACTGGGCCCAATGAAACGCAAAG gtgagatggagacagagagtcAGCCTAAGAGGCTTTTCCAGGGTACCACCACCATGCTGTCCTCTGACGTCTCCAACCTGTCTGATCTCAGTTCCTG tcacTCTCCTGAATTGCTCGACGGCAGCCTCAGCAGCGTCGGCTCCTCCAACGACTCGCCAGGCAAGATGGAGGGAGTGTCGCCCTCCTCGTCCAGCAACTCGCCTTTTGCATCCCTCCAGGATTTGTCCCCAAAGTGA